A part of Ammospiza nelsoni isolate bAmmNel1 chromosome 9, bAmmNel1.pri, whole genome shotgun sequence genomic DNA contains:
- the PTPRC gene encoding receptor-type tyrosine-protein phosphatase C isoform X4 produces the protein MFLWLKLLAFGVAFLGQDAFLKGEETATTTPSTEPTTAIREATCAIIEDIKDSKNDSNMAEVFLKIDKEDTEYIIRWGDGDENMSLSNHSVELPKCRNYTVEVKNGKCSDGTSTSFLVPEVTKEFLKVEDSTATSATLCWSSSLACARVTVTCNGTLLPMHSEYSNSRDKNQTCEVLKNLLPNHPYACVGSIDFEKNNVANQSFNISTDYGVPEAPQNLQVVYKNMTGVAVNWTAPANTSNGPIHGYFVRICREGNNSDPREITTTHYSSNEFDAYTRVSLSVSAYTINKRNHKLEGRRETLEFTTDAGVPGEVKHIKTILTADNAVQITCKKTNVSGPYAKFILIWENEEKPDNESKCEFKKENLLYLKKYTFKIFVFNGKHNGPALEGSIKTRYNSKALIIFLVFLIIVTVIALLVVLYKIYDLHQKKLSNSSEGVNLVAVKDDDKQLLNIEPIPSELLLDTYKRKIADEGRLFLEEFQSIPRVFSKFSIKEAKKSHNQNKNRYIDILPYDHNRVELSEMPGDPGSDYINASYIDGFKEPRKYIAAQGPKDETTDDFWRMIWEQKATIIVMVTRCEEGKRNKCAQYWPSMENGTATYGDIIVKIYESKTCPDYVIQKLHITNGRERTAGRDVTHIQFTSWPDHGVPEDPHLLLKLRRRVNALSNFFSGPIVVHCSAGVGRTGTYIGIDAMLEGLDAEGRVDVYGYIVKLRRQRCLMVQVESQYILIHQALVEYNQYGETEISLSELHSSLNNLKRKDHPSEPSLLEAEFQRLPSYKGWRTQNIGNRDENKSKNRNANSIPYDFNRVPIRHEEDCSKEAEHDSDESSDEDSDCEESSKYINASFITGYWGPKAMIATQGPLQETISDFWQMVFQRKVKVIVMLTELKEGDQELCAQYWGEGKKTYGGIEVQMADVNSGPSYTIRAFDVAHLKTKETQKVYQYQYHQWSGCDVPETPKDLVSMILNIKQKLPARPVTEDSRRTRSVPLLVHCCDGSQQTGVFCALMTLLESAETEEVIDVFQVVKSLRRARLGMVSTFEQYQFLYDTIASTYPAQNGQIKKNSQQEDKVEFCSEVGKSDQESDLITTDLAPPRPEEIEAPEICDGSKAADSTKGTESSTNGPTNAVLT, from the exons ggGAGGAGACAGCAACGACCACACCTAGTACTG aACCTACCACAGCAATACGTGAAGCAACTTGTG CTATTATTGAAGACATAAAAGACTCTAAGAACGACTCTAACATGGCTGAAGTTTTCCTGAAAATTGACAAAGAAGACACAGAATACATTATTCGGTGGGGTGATGGAGACGAAAATATGAGTTTGAGCAACCATTCAGTAGAGCTTCCGAAATGCCGGAATTACACTGTCGAAGTTAAAAATGGCAAGTGTTCAGATGGTACTTCTACTTCTTTTCTTGTTCCAGAAG TCACCAAGGAATTTCTTAAAGTCGAGGACTCAACCGCCACATCTGCCACGTTATGCTGGAGTAGCTCACTTGCCTGTGCTAGGGTGACTGTCACCTGCAACGGGACATTGCTTCCAATGCATTCTGAAT ATTCAAATTCTAGAGATAAAAATCAAACTTGTGAAGTGCTGAAAAATTTATTGCCAAACCATCCGTATGCCTGCGTTGGATCCATAGATTTTGAGAAAAACAATGTTGCCAACCAAAGCTTCAACATAAGTACAGACTATGGTG TCCCAGAAGCACCACAAAACCTTCAAgtagtatataaaaatatgacaGGTGTAGCAGTTAATTGGACAGCACCTGCGAACACTTCCAACGGTCCCATACATGGCTACTTCGTGCGTATCTGCAGGGAAGGCAACA attctgATCCCAGAGAAATCACCACAACTCACTATTCTTCCAATGAATTTGACGCTTATACTAGAGTTTCTTTATCTGTGTCTGCATATACAATCAACAAACGCAATCACAAACTTGAAGGTAGAAGAGAAACCCTTGAATTTACAACAGATGCAGGAG TACCAGGAGAAGTGAAGCACATTAAAACAATATTGACAGCTGATAATGCTGTCCAGATTACATGCAAAAAAACAAATGTGTCTGGACCATATGCAAAATTTATATTGATTTGGGAGAACGAAGAAAAACCTGATAATGAAAGCaaatgtgaatttaaaaaagaaaatctcctTTACCtcaaaaaatatacatttaag ATCTTTGTCTTTAATGGAAAACACAATGGGCCAGCATTAGAGGGGAGTATAAAAACCAGAT ATAATTCTAAAGCCTTGATTATATTCTTGGTATTCTTGATCATTGTGACTGTAATTGCTTTACTGGTGGTTCTGTACAAAATCTATGATCTTCACCAAAAAAAGCTTAG CAATTCTTCAGAAGGCGTGAACCTTGTTGCAG TTAAAGATGATGACAAGCAACTTCTCAACATAGAGCCAATACCCTCAGAGCTATTGCTGGACACATACAAGAGGAAGATTGCAGATGAAGGAAGGCTCTTCTTGGAAGAATTTCAG aGTATTCCTAGAGTCTTCAGTAAATTTTCTATAAAGGAGGCCAAAAAGAGCCATAATCAGAACAAAAACCGTTACATTGATATTCTTCCAT ATGACCATAACCGTGTTGAGCTCTCAGAGATGCCAGGAGATCCAGGATCAGACTATATCAATGCAAGTTATATTGAT GGCTTCAAAGAACCAAGAAAATATATTGCTGCACAAG GCCCCAAGGATGAAACCACAGATGATTTCTGGAGAATGATCTGGGAACAGAAGGCAACCATTATTGTCATGGTGACTCGCTGTGAGGAAGGAAAGAGG AACAAATGTGCCCAGTACTGGCCATCAATGGAGAACGGGACTGCAACGTATGGGGACATCATTGTGAAGATCTATGAAAGTAAAACATGTCCAGACTATGTCATTCAGAAACTGCACATCACAAAT GGAAGAGAAAGGACAGCTGGAAGAGATGTCACTCATATCCAGTTCACAAGCTGGCCAGACCATGGAGTCCCTGAGGATCCACATCTCCTTCTCAAACTCCGACGCAGAGTTAACGCCCTCAGCAATTTTTTTAGTGGTCCAATCGTGGTTCATTGCAG TGCCGGCGTTGGGCGCACGGGGACGTACATCGGGATCGATGCCATGCTGGAGGGGCTGGACGCAGAGGGCAGAGTGGATGTTTATGGATACATCGTGAAACTGCGCCGGCAGAGATGCCTCATGGTCCAAGTAGAG TCACAGTACATCCTTATTCATCAAGCACTGGTGGAATACAATCAGTATGGAGAAACAGAGATCAGTCTCTCAGAACTGCATTCCTCCCTTAACAATCTGAAAAGAAAAGACCACCCGAGTGAGCCTTCTCTGCTGGAGGCAGAGTTCCAG CGATTGCCTTCCTATAAGGGGTGGCGGACACAGAACATTGGGAATCGggatgaaaataaaagcaaaaataggAATGCCAACTCAATTCCTT ATGACTTTAACCGAGTGCCCATCAGGCACGAAGAAGATTGCAGTAAGGAGGCTGAGCATGATTCAGATGAGTCCTCGGATGAGGACAGTGACTGTGAGGAATCCAGCAAATACATCAATGCTTCCTTCATAACT gGTTACTGGGGTCCAAAAGCCATGATTGCAACACAGGGACCACTGCAGGAAACTATCTCTGACTTCTGGCAAATGGTGTTCCAAAGAAAAGTCAAAGTCATTGTTATGCTGACAGAGCTGAAGGAGGGAGATCAG GAACTCTGTGCACAGTactggggagaaggaaagaaaacgTATGGTGGCATAGAAGTTCAAATGGCAGATGTCAACTCTGGTCCTAGCTATACCATACGTGCATTTGATGTTGCACATCTGAAG ACAAAAGAAACTCAGAAAGTGTATCAGTATCAGTACCATCAATGGAGTGGCTGTGATGTTCCAGAAACCCCCAAAGATTTAGTCAGCATGATTCTCAATATTAAACAAAAACTTCCAGCCAGACCAGTCACTGAGGACAGCAGGAGAACCCGCAGTGTCCCACTGCTTGTCCACTGCTG TGATGGATCACAGCAGACTGGTGTATTTTGTGCTTTAATGACGCTTTTGGAAAGTGCAGAAACAGAAGAAGTAATAGATGTTTTCCAAGTAGTAAAATCACTTCGTCGCGCCAGGCTGGGAATGGTCTCCACCTTT GAACAATACCAATTTCTGTATGACACCATTGCCAGTACCTACCCTGCACAGAATGGACAAATAAAGAAGAATAGCCAGCAGGAAGATAAAGTTGAATTTTGCAGTGAAGTAGGAAAATCAGATCAGGAAAGTGATTTGATCACAACTGATCTTGCCCCACCACGGCCAGAGGAAATTGAGGCACCTGAAATATGTGATGGTTCTAAGGCTGCAGATAGCACTAAGGGAACAGAAAGCTCTACAAATGGCCCCACAAATGCAGTTCTAACTTAG